The genomic DNA AATTAGAATTACATTAATTTAATAACAGGAATTTTATGGGTTTAAATGTTCTTGATTTTGAAAAACCTATCTTAGATTTAGAAGAAAAAATTAATTCTTTAACATCGATAGTACACGCAGATAAAAAATCAAAAAAAAATGTTAATGCAGAAATTAATCGTCTTCGTTCTAAAAGTGTTGAGCTTACCCAAAAAATATTTTCTAATTTAAATGCCTGGCAAATTGCTCAATTAGCACGACATCCTAAACGTCCATACACTTTAGATTATATAGAGCGTATATTTAATGATTTCGATGAATTATCTGGTGATCGAGTATACGCTGATGACAAAGCTATTGTAGGCGGCATAGCAAGACTCAATTCCCGACCAGTCATGATCATTGGGCATCAGAAAGGTCGTGACACTAAAGAAAAAATTAAACGAAATTTTGGTATGTCCGCGCCAGAAGGGTACCGAAAAGCATTACGTCTGATGAAAATGGCAGAACGATTCAAAATACCACTGATTACTTTTATAGATACTCCAGGTGCTTATCCTGGAGTGGGCGCAGAAAAACGTGGACAATCTGCAGCAATCGCTAAAAATTTACGTACAATGTCAATATTAAAAATACCGATTATATGTACCGTAATTGGAGAAGGGGGTTCCGGAGGGGCTTTAGCTATCAGCGTTGGCGATAAAGTTAATATGTTAGAATATAGTACATATTCTGTAATTTCTCCAGAAGGATGTGCATCCATTTTATGGAAAAATGTTAAAAAAGCTCCTATAGCTGCCGAAGCAATGGGTATTACTGCTTATCGATTGAAAGAACTAAATCTAATTGATAGTGTGATTTCTGAACCATTAGGCGGAGCACATAGAGATATATTAACTACATCTATTTCATTAAAAACTCAATTATTATTAGATTTGACCGAATTAGATTCTTTTGATGAAAAAGAATTGTTAAATCGACGATATCACAGATTAATGCATTATGGATATTGTTAATCTTGAATTAATATATATATATTACTTTTTTAAAATAATTAATTTAGTATATAAATACTGTAAATTCATTAATAATATATTAAATATTAATATAATCATTTTTATTTAATATTTAGATCGTCATGACTTTATATTTACTACATTAGTAAAAATATGATCACAATCAATACATCTTCAGAAAATTGGGATTTATATTACAAAGTAACGCATTGTCTTGCTGGACATACAAGATTACTATTATCTTATAGTGGAGGACTGGATTCTACAGTACTTCTAGATATCTTAACAAGATTAAAAAATAGTTCTGATCATTTCACATCATCTCCATTCATTTTGCGTGCAATCTATGTACATCATGGTATCAGTAATTATGCAGATAAATGGGCTAGTCATTGCTCTAATCAATGTAAAATACGGGGTATACCTTTTTCAGTCATTCATATCAATTGCTACAACGCAGAAAATAAACAACGCAATATAGAAGCATTAGCACGAAATCTTCGTTATAAAAAATTGTACAATCATTTAAATTCAAAAGAAATACTTTTGACCGCGCATCACATGAATGATCAAGTAGAAAGTTTGTTCCTTGCACTAAAGAGAGGGAGTGGCCCATCTGGACTATCTGGAATGAGTAAAAATACATTATATGCTAATAAATACAGGTTATTAAGACCTTTATTGGATTGCTCTCGTGAACAATTAGAAATGTATGCTTATAAAAAAAAACTTGCCTGGATAGAAGACGATACGAATACGGATACACGTTTTGATCGTAATTTTTTGCGTATAAAAATTTTGCCATCAATATATCGACGTTGGCCTTGTTTTAATCAAGTAGTTGCGCGTACCGCGCAACTATGCAGAGATCAAGAGAATTTATTAAATGAATTGTTGTCAGAATCTTTTCAAAAATTAATTGATGAATCAGATGGTTCTTTGCTATTTATCCCGTTATTCCAATATAGCATACCAAAAAGACAAGCTTTACTACGTCGTTGGCTATCGCATTTTTCTATGAAGATGCCTTCTTATCAACTTATAAATCGTATTTGGAAAGAAGTAGTATTAAGCCGGAGAGATGCAACCCCAATACTACAATTAGATAAATATCTATGTCGTCGTTTCCGTGAAAAGTTGTATATTTTACCTGTAAATATGAGATGTTCTTTAAATAGAATTGAATTATCATGGAACATCATACATAATATATTTATACTACCATATAATTTAGGTAAATTAATATATCAACCATTAAGTATCAATGAACATATACCTAAAAATGCATTTAATCCGCATTTAAACATAAATTTTTCATTAAATATGTCTCATGATGTTTTTGAAAAATCTAAAAAAATTTTAACGCATTGTTTTGTGCGAGCCCCAAAATCTGATGAAAAAATATCAATCATTTTTGGAAATATAGATGGGTTATTATATATCTTAGGAAGAAATCATGGTCGACATTTAAAAAAAATTTGGCAGGAATTAGGTGTACCTCCATGGCTAAGAAGCCGTATTCCTTTGCTTTTTTATAATAAAACATTAATTACTGCTATAGGAGTATTCATTACTCACAATGGCAAGATTACAAGTAAAGAGAATACATCATGGCAAATATCTTGGTTACAAGATATTTTATCTTATAAAATTTTTAAAAATAGCGTTCGTTATCATTTAAAATGATTTTTCATATCTATTAACTAATTACATAAAATAATTAGTCCTAAAACTATAAGATTAGAAATTGGTTTATTTTTAATAATAAAAGTTATTTGATATAACTTCAATCAAAATAATTATTGCATATATATTCTTTGAATATCACTAAAATTTTTTAATCTTAATATCAACACTATTTTATCAATCAAAATTGATTAAAAATCTCATGAAGAAACAATTTTTTCAATCAAATAACGTATTAACATTTCGAGTTTAATTTTTTTTATTTCATTTTTTTTACGATATTTATATTCTACTTCTTGATTAGCTAAACTACGATCACTAATAATCAGAATATGTGGTATTCCGATCAAATCTATATCAGAAAACATTGTACCTGGGTATTCTTTACGATCATCAATTAATATATCTATTCCTATAGCAGATAATAGTTGTGTATAAATTTTTTCTGCAATACTTCTTACATTAACAGAACGATACATATCAATCGGTATGATCGCTAATTTGAATGGCGCGATTACATCCGGCCATAAAATACCATTTTTATCATAATTTTGTTCAATAATCACAGCAATAATACGAGTAATTCCGATACCATAACAACCCATTTCCATTGAAAAATTATGTTTACGCTCATTATTTTTTTGTGAATAATTAGTATTCAAGTTTAAGTATTTTTGTCCTAATTGAAATATGTGTCCTATTTCAATACAGTTATGAATGGATAAGATATTTTTTTTATTAGTATATGAATTATGATGCAATACTTCATGTAAATCCGCTACTTTTGAAAATAGCATATCGCGATTCCAATTAACTCCAAAAAAATATTTGCCGCTCATGTTAGATCCGGCGACAAAATCATTCATTTTTGCTACAGTATAATCTACAATCAGTGGTATAGACAAATTAATAGGTCCCAACAGATTGGGCTGTGCTCCAGTAATAATTTGGATTTCTTCTGGTTCGATACAAGATAAAGGGGTATGTATTTGTGGAATCATCGCAATTTTTTTTAAACTAATTTGATGATCAGCTCGAATGACTAATCCTAACAAAGAATAATCATTATTGATATGTTTATTTTTAGCGCGTACAATTATTGTTTTTACAACTTGATGTATAGATAAATTAAACTGATTAATTAGTTCTTCTACAGAACTAATATGAGGAGCTGCTATTAATTGCATTGTTTCTACGGCCGTTTTTGGTTGTATTTTGATAGGAATCACATCATTCAATAACTGGCAGTCAATTAAATTATTCTCAGGTATCATAGGAACCGCGATACTATCTTCACCATTTTCAGAATATGCTTGAAACTCATGAGACAATATTCCCCCGATTCTACCAGGTTCAGCTTGAACAACACAAAAATTTAGGCCAATACGATTAAAAATAGTGTGATATGTTTGATACATATCATTATATGTGTTCTGAAGAGATTTCTGATTGATATGAAAAGAATATCCATCTTTCATAATGAATTCTCTAGCACGTATTACTCCAGATCGAGGACGGGCTTCATCACGGTATTTAGTATGAATTTGATACACAATTAATGGAAACTGTTTATAAAGCATTGTTTCTTTACAAATAATTTCTGACACCATTTCTTCATGAGTTGGGCCTAATACAAATTCCTGATTATTACGATTTTTAAAACGCAATAATTCTGTGCCGTATCCTGTCCAACGACCACTTTTTTTCCATAATCTCGCAGGTTGAACTATCGGCATAGCTATTTCAATAGCACCAATTTTACTCATTTCTTCTCGAATAATATTTTCTATTTTCCGTAACACACGTAATCC from Candidatus Blochmanniella camponoti includes the following:
- the accA gene encoding acetyl-CoA carboxylase carboxyl transferase subunit alpha, which gives rise to MGLNVLDFEKPILDLEEKINSLTSIVHADKKSKKNVNAEINRLRSKSVELTQKIFSNLNAWQIAQLARHPKRPYTLDYIERIFNDFDELSGDRVYADDKAIVGGIARLNSRPVMIIGHQKGRDTKEKIKRNFGMSAPEGYRKALRLMKMAERFKIPLITFIDTPGAYPGVGAEKRGQSAAIAKNLRTMSILKIPIICTVIGEGGSGGALAISVGDKVNMLEYSTYSVISPEGCASILWKNVKKAPIAAEAMGITAYRLKELNLIDSVISEPLGGAHRDILTTSISLKTQLLLDLTELDSFDEKELLNRRYHRLMHYGYC
- the tilS gene encoding tRNA lysidine(34) synthetase TilS, yielding MITINTSSENWDLYYKVTHCLAGHTRLLLSYSGGLDSTVLLDILTRLKNSSDHFTSSPFILRAIYVHHGISNYADKWASHCSNQCKIRGIPFSVIHINCYNAENKQRNIEALARNLRYKKLYNHLNSKEILLTAHHMNDQVESLFLALKRGSGPSGLSGMSKNTLYANKYRLLRPLLDCSREQLEMYAYKKKLAWIEDDTNTDTRFDRNFLRIKILPSIYRRWPCFNQVVARTAQLCRDQENLLNELLSESFQKLIDESDGSLLFIPLFQYSIPKRQALLRRWLSHFSMKMPSYQLINRIWKEVVLSRRDATPILQLDKYLCRRFREKLYILPVNMRCSLNRIELSWNIIHNIFILPYNLGKLIYQPLSINEHIPKNAFNPHLNINFSLNMSHDVFEKSKKILTHCFVRAPKSDEKISIIFGNIDGLLYILGRNHGRHLKKIWQELGVPPWLRSRIPLLFYNKTLITAIGVFITHNGKITSKENTSWQISWLQDILSYKIFKNSVRYHLK
- a CDS encoding proline--tRNA ligase, translated to MRTSQYLLATLKEVPKNCKAISHQLMLRAGLIRQVSSGLYTWLPTGLRVLRKIENIIREEMSKIGAIEIAMPIVQPARLWKKSGRWTGYGTELLRFKNRNNQEFVLGPTHEEMVSEIICKETMLYKQFPLIVYQIHTKYRDEARPRSGVIRAREFIMKDGYSFHINQKSLQNTYNDMYQTYHTIFNRIGLNFCVVQAEPGRIGGILSHEFQAYSENGEDSIAVPMIPENNLIDCQLLNDVIPIKIQPKTAVETMQLIAAPHISSVEELINQFNLSIHQVVKTIIVRAKNKHINNDYSLLGLVIRADHQISLKKIAMIPQIHTPLSCIEPEEIQIITGAQPNLLGPINLSIPLIVDYTVAKMNDFVAGSNMSGKYFFGVNWNRDMLFSKVADLHEVLHHNSYTNKKNILSIHNCIEIGHIFQLGQKYLNLNTNYSQKNNERKHNFSMEMGCYGIGITRIIAVIIEQNYDKNGILWPDVIAPFKLAIIPIDMYRSVNVRSIAEKIYTQLLSAIGIDILIDDRKEYPGTMFSDIDLIGIPHILIISDRSLANQEVEYKYRKKNEIKKIKLEMLIRYLIEKIVSS